The following are encoded in a window of Salinibacter ruber DSM 13855 genomic DNA:
- a CDS encoding GldG family protein: MSNAFAGFLANRREALLQVLLIAGSLAALTYTANQFVLRADLTANNRYTLAGASHDIAQTLNDPVTVTAYFSSNLPARFGRTKEEFRALLQEFRAAAGGNVEFQFVNPNEGDQTAREARQAGIRPVTVNVRQQNKMTQKRAYLGAVFQYRDKREVVPFVETNSALEYTIASTMKKLTADDKPVLGVLQGQGEPGLNAMTQLQNGLKGRYDIRTISGVDTAGVPPEVDVLLVSRPESELSTQTALALDQYVMRGGPAIFALNRAQANMRFGQARPQTTGLEPLLESYGLPIRTRLVRDRNASAVRVRQKRGGFTVMNRVRYPYIPQIANFADHPISNGLDQVVFRFVSPLDTTQVDSTAQLTVLARSSQQSGLASLPTSIRPQQEWTVSDFSGASHPVAGLLEGTFSSAFAESDTLSVERTKSPDTKLVVIGDGDFIVNGTGRRKQRLPEGNTNLVANSVDYLAGDTGLISLRTQRVTSRPLMQLEPTTKTVLKYLNVLLPILLVIGYGLVRYRRNRAQRRRWKDAGLST; this comes from the coding sequence ATGTCGAACGCTTTCGCAGGCTTTCTTGCGAACCGGCGCGAAGCCCTCCTTCAGGTCCTGCTCATCGCGGGCAGTCTCGCCGCCCTCACCTATACCGCCAACCAGTTCGTCCTGCGGGCCGACCTGACGGCAAACAACCGCTACACGCTCGCCGGCGCGAGCCACGACATCGCCCAGACCCTGAACGACCCGGTGACGGTGACGGCCTACTTCTCGTCCAACCTGCCCGCCCGGTTTGGACGCACGAAGGAGGAGTTTCGGGCGCTACTGCAGGAGTTCCGCGCGGCGGCCGGCGGCAACGTCGAATTCCAGTTCGTAAACCCGAACGAGGGGGACCAGACGGCGCGCGAGGCCCGGCAGGCCGGCATCCGTCCGGTCACGGTGAACGTGCGGCAGCAGAACAAGATGACACAGAAGCGCGCGTACCTGGGGGCGGTCTTTCAGTACCGGGACAAGCGGGAGGTCGTCCCGTTCGTGGAGACGAATTCGGCCCTGGAGTATACGATTGCCAGTACCATGAAGAAGCTGACCGCGGACGACAAGCCCGTCCTGGGCGTCTTGCAGGGCCAGGGCGAGCCCGGCCTGAACGCGATGACGCAGCTCCAAAACGGGCTGAAGGGCCGCTACGACATTCGGACAATTTCGGGCGTGGACACGGCGGGGGTGCCCCCGGAGGTGGACGTGCTTCTCGTTTCCCGCCCCGAGAGCGAACTCTCCACGCAGACGGCCCTCGCCCTGGACCAGTACGTGATGCGGGGCGGCCCCGCCATCTTTGCGCTCAACCGGGCACAGGCCAACATGCGCTTCGGGCAGGCCCGTCCTCAGACGACGGGACTTGAGCCCTTGCTCGAAAGCTACGGGCTCCCCATCCGGACCCGTCTGGTGCGCGACCGGAACGCAAGCGCCGTTCGGGTCCGGCAGAAGCGCGGCGGGTTTACGGTAATGAATCGGGTTCGGTATCCGTACATCCCGCAAATTGCCAACTTCGCCGACCACCCCATTAGCAACGGCCTCGATCAGGTCGTCTTCCGGTTTGTGTCCCCGCTCGACACCACTCAGGTTGACTCGACCGCGCAACTCACTGTGCTCGCGCGCTCGTCGCAGCAGTCGGGCCTCGCCTCCCTTCCCACCAGCATTCGCCCACAGCAAGAGTGGACGGTGTCGGACTTCTCGGGCGCGTCCCATCCCGTGGCCGGCCTGCTGGAGGGCACCTTCTCTTCCGCCTTCGCCGAGAGTGACACCCTCTCGGTGGAACGCACGAAGAGCCCGGACACGAAGCTGGTCGTCATCGGGGACGGGGACTTCATCGTGAACGGGACCGGCCGGCGAAAACAACGGCTGCCGGAGGGAAACACGAATCTCGTGGCGAATAGCGTAGACTACCTGGCAGGCGACACGGGACTGATTTCGCTGCGGACCCAGCGCGTCACCAGTCGTCCCCTCATGCAGCTGGAGCCAACCACGAAAACGGTCCTGAAGTACCTTAACGTCCTGCTCCCCATCCTACTCGTCATCGGGTACGGACTGGTGCGCTATCGCCGCAATCGGGCACAGCGTCGGCGCTGGAAGGATGCCGGCCTCAGCACCTGA